In Syntrophobacterales bacterium, a genomic segment contains:
- the purH gene encoding bifunctional phosphoribosylaminoimidazolecarboxamide formyltransferase/IMP cyclohydrolase: MQQNQIKRALISVTDKTGIVEFARGLQEFGVEILSTGGTAAQLRNGGIAVIDVSDYTGFPEMMDGRLKTLHPKIHGGLLALRDNAGHLEALKKHGIGLIDMVVINLYRFEDTVARAGCTLQEAIENIDIGGPTMLRAASKNYRFVSVVTDPADYPKIIAALRETGGSISAATNFELAKKTFQLTARYDGAISNYLGLLAAGEEEKKDFPDTFTFQFAKAQELRYGENPHQKAAFYRENNPSLSALSNARQLQGKELSYNNIMDSDAAWQVVSDFSLPGAVIVKHANPCGAATSDGDMTVAFQKALAGDPVSAFGGIVALNRPVDAKTAQELIKTFFEVIIAPAFSSDATEILGTRQNVRVLEIPAACDRRTAGHDFRRVMGGLLVQERDSAEYDIKKARVATRRSPTEMEYQALDFAWRIVKHVKSNAIVFTTSDQLVGFGAGQTSRVDSVKLAIMKAVIPTSGCVVGSDAFFPFRDGIDIAARAGITAIVQPGGSLKDEEAIKAADEHNIAMLFTGMRHFKH, from the coding sequence ATGCAACAAAATCAGATAAAACGGGCGCTGATCAGCGTTACGGACAAAACGGGGATCGTCGAATTCGCCAGGGGCCTTCAGGAATTCGGCGTCGAGATACTCTCTACCGGCGGCACCGCCGCGCAATTGCGCAACGGCGGGATTGCCGTTATCGATGTCTCGGATTACACCGGGTTCCCGGAAATGATGGACGGCCGGCTCAAAACCCTGCACCCGAAAATCCACGGCGGCCTGCTGGCGCTGAGGGACAACGCGGGGCATCTGGAAGCTCTGAAAAAGCACGGAATCGGCCTGATCGACATGGTTGTCATCAACCTCTACCGCTTTGAGGACACAGTAGCCCGGGCGGGCTGCACACTTCAGGAGGCGATCGAAAACATCGATATCGGCGGGCCGACGATGCTGCGCGCCGCTTCCAAAAACTACCGCTTCGTGAGCGTTGTCACCGATCCGGCCGATTACCCGAAAATTATCGCCGCGCTGCGAGAAACGGGGGGCAGCATCTCGGCGGCAACCAACTTCGAACTGGCCAAAAAAACCTTTCAGCTTACCGCGCGCTATGACGGGGCAATTTCCAATTATCTCGGACTGCTTGCCGCCGGCGAAGAGGAGAAAAAGGATTTTCCCGACACCTTCACGTTTCAGTTTGCCAAGGCGCAGGAGCTCCGCTACGGGGAAAATCCTCATCAGAAAGCGGCCTTCTACCGGGAGAACAATCCCAGCCTCTCCGCGCTTTCCAACGCCCGCCAGCTCCAGGGAAAGGAACTCTCCTACAACAACATCATGGACAGCGACGCCGCCTGGCAGGTCGTCTCCGATTTTTCGCTCCCAGGGGCGGTGATCGTCAAACACGCCAATCCCTGCGGCGCCGCGACTTCGGATGGGGACATGACTGTGGCCTTTCAGAAGGCGCTTGCGGGCGATCCCGTCTCCGCCTTTGGCGGCATCGTCGCCCTGAACCGTCCGGTGGATGCCAAAACAGCCCAAGAGTTGATTAAAACCTTTTTTGAGGTGATTATTGCCCCCGCCTTTTCCTCCGACGCGACAGAAATTCTGGGAACCCGGCAGAATGTCCGGGTTCTGGAAATACCAGCCGCGTGCGACCGGCGCACCGCCGGCCATGATTTTAGACGGGTGATGGGCGGATTGCTGGTGCAGGAAAGGGACAGCGCTGAATATGACATCAAAAAGGCCCGCGTCGCCACTCGCCGCAGCCCTACTGAAATGGAATACCAGGCGCTCGATTTTGCCTGGCGGATCGTCAAACACGTGAAATCCAACGCGATTGTCTTTACAACCAGCGATCAGCTTGTCGGATTCGGCGCCGGTCAAACCAGCCGGGTTGATTCGGTCAAGCTGGCGATCATGAAGGCGGTCATCCCCACTTCCGGCTGCGTGGTCGGCTCGGACGCCTTTTTTCCCTTCCGCGACGGGATAGACATCGCCGCCCGGGCGGGAATAACCGCGATCGTCCAGCCGGGAGGCTCGCTGAAGGATGAAGAGGCGATCAAGGCGGCAGACGAGCACAACATAGCCATGCTGTTTACCGGCATGAGGCATTTCAAACATTGA
- the purD gene encoding phosphoribosylamine--glycine ligase has product MTRVLLIGNGAREHALAEAIMRSQQSPCLYSFMKANNPGIASLSEKIHLGRYDDPQAITAFAGECKADFAFVGPEEPLGNGVVDALAAKGIPAVGPTSSLARLETSKSFTRNLLAKYGIAGNPRFRNFTTMDGIPEFLNELAEVVLKPDGLTGGKGVLVQGDHFQEKAEAIKFCREIIAAHPGVTIEEKLEGEEFSLQCLCDGWTVVATPPVQDHKRRFVGDRGPNTGGMGSYSGADHLLPFLDAEAVADGLAITRKVAEALRIETGAPYKGVLYGGFMTTSAGVRLIEYNARFGDPEAMNILPLLQTDFIEICEAIITGRLEGLDVKFAGQATVCKYVVPQGYGLAEPGSGDASRAARIEIGDTSGARLYYSSVDQKPDGLYMTSSRAIGVVGIAADIAAAERIAEGAVQAIRGPVDHRPDIGGAELIQKRIEHMKKLKNVF; this is encoded by the coding sequence ATGACCAGAGTCCTTCTCATCGGCAACGGGGCAAGAGAACACGCGCTCGCGGAGGCGATCATGCGCTCGCAACAGTCCCCTTGCCTTTACTCTTTTATGAAGGCAAACAACCCCGGGATAGCATCCCTGTCGGAAAAAATTCATCTGGGTCGCTATGACGATCCGCAGGCGATAACGGCGTTCGCTGGAGAGTGCAAAGCCGATTTCGCCTTCGTCGGTCCGGAAGAGCCGCTCGGCAACGGCGTGGTGGACGCGCTTGCGGCAAAGGGAATTCCCGCCGTCGGGCCGACCAGCTCTCTGGCCCGGCTGGAAACCTCAAAGTCTTTTACGCGAAATCTGCTGGCGAAATACGGCATCGCCGGCAATCCCCGCTTCCGGAATTTCACGACAATGGACGGAATTCCGGAATTTCTCAACGAGCTCGCAGAGGTTGTCCTCAAACCGGACGGCCTCACCGGGGGCAAGGGGGTGCTGGTTCAGGGGGATCATTTTCAGGAAAAGGCGGAGGCAATCAAGTTCTGCCGTGAAATCATCGCCGCACATCCAGGCGTTACCATTGAGGAAAAGCTAGAGGGGGAGGAGTTTTCCCTGCAATGTCTGTGCGATGGCTGGACGGTCGTCGCGACTCCGCCGGTGCAAGATCATAAGCGGCGGTTTGTCGGGGATCGCGGCCCGAACACCGGGGGAATGGGCTCCTACTCCGGCGCCGACCATCTCCTGCCGTTTCTTGATGCCGAGGCCGTCGCCGATGGTCTTGCGATCACCCGCAAGGTGGCCGAGGCGCTGAGGATAGAAACGGGAGCGCCCTACAAAGGGGTGCTCTACGGCGGGTTCATGACAACCAGCGCCGGGGTGCGGCTTATCGAATACAACGCCCGTTTCGGCGATCCCGAGGCGATGAACATCCTCCCGCTTCTGCAAACCGATTTCATCGAGATCTGCGAGGCGATTATAACCGGCAGGCTCGAGGGTCTCGACGTAAAATTCGCAGGCCAGGCTACGGTCTGCAAATATGTCGTTCCGCAAGGTTACGGTCTGGCGGAACCCGGTTCGGGCGATGCGTCCCGAGCTGCCCGGATCGAAATCGGCGACACAAGCGGGGCAAGGCTGTACTACTCCTCCGTTGACCAAAAACCTGATGGGCTCTACATGACGTCGTCACGGGCGATCGGGGTGGTCGGAATCGCCGCCGACATTGCCGCCGCGGAAAGAATTGCGGAGGGCGCCGTCCAGGCGATCCGGGGGCCGGTTGATCACCGCCCGGACATCGGCGGCGCAGAGCTCATTCAGAAACGCATCGAGCACATGAAAAAACTGAAAAACGTATTTTAA
- a CDS encoding TAXI family TRAP transporter solute-binding subunit: MNRKGYLLIVAAFILTAAVLFAGQAGAVDKKFFAISTGGTGGTYYPLGGLLAQALTDRVPEIVATGQAGNASVANCNLIKDHQIESAFVQNNVAFSAYNGQDQFAGKPVKNLRGIASLYPETIQIVARGDSGIKTIKDIKGKKLIPGDRGSGTEVDTLNVIKGMGLTYKDFAGVDWLGFSGAAQRLQDKQADVTFITAGWPTAAITELAMSTNIVLVAIDENSINELTKLYPFYSKVVLPKGTYKGMAADVPTITTMAQWVVDEQVPEETVYKLTKALWEKSKDNLSGADVMAKVHAKGKEVQLKTALSGMAIPLHPGAAKYYREKNLIK; this comes from the coding sequence ATGAACAGAAAAGGATATCTTCTCATCGTTGCGGCGTTCATATTGACAGCGGCAGTTTTGTTTGCGGGACAGGCTGGCGCTGTTGACAAGAAGTTCTTTGCCATCTCGACCGGGGGAACCGGCGGCACCTACTATCCACTCGGAGGGCTTCTGGCCCAGGCCCTGACGGACAGGGTTCCGGAAATAGTGGCGACCGGGCAGGCAGGCAACGCCTCCGTCGCGAACTGCAATCTCATCAAAGACCACCAGATTGAATCGGCCTTTGTGCAGAACAACGTGGCCTTCAGCGCCTACAACGGCCAAGACCAGTTCGCAGGCAAGCCCGTGAAGAATCTCCGGGGCATCGCCTCGCTTTACCCGGAAACGATCCAGATCGTGGCCCGGGGTGACTCCGGGATCAAGACCATCAAGGACATCAAGGGTAAAAAACTGATCCCCGGCGACAGGGGAAGTGGTACCGAGGTCGATACGCTGAACGTTATCAAGGGGATGGGGCTTACCTACAAGGACTTCGCCGGCGTTGACTGGCTTGGTTTCTCCGGCGCAGCGCAGCGTCTTCAGGACAAACAGGCCGACGTAACCTTCATAACCGCCGGCTGGCCGACCGCCGCGATCACGGAACTTGCCATGTCAACGAATATCGTGCTCGTGGCCATTGACGAAAACTCGATCAACGAACTCACGAAGCTGTATCCGTTCTACAGCAAGGTGGTTCTCCCCAAAGGCACCTACAAGGGAATGGCGGCGGACGTGCCCACTATCACCACCATGGCCCAGTGGGTTGTGGACGAGCAAGTGCCCGAAGAGACGGTGTATAAATTGACAAAGGCTCTGTGGGAGAAAAGCAAGGACAACTTGAGCGGCGCGGATGTCATGGCCAAGGTGCATGCCAAGGGCAAGGAGGTGCAGCTCAAAACCGCACTCAGCGGGATGGCGATTCCGTTGCATCCAGGTGCGGCAAAATACTACAGGGAAAAGAACCTCATCAAATAA
- a CDS encoding threonylcarbamoyl-AMP synthase, with the protein MSRKNSSIYKSEKMAILAIDPRNPDQEKLAEAVAVLRDGGVVAYPTETFYALGAAANNENAVEKIFNIKGRAFNNPLAVIVAAENDLLPLVAEIPNGAKILMKRFWPGPLTMVFGAAPAVSPRLTAGTGKIGIRISSHPIAAMLARELGAPLTATSANRSGEAEQDTAAGVESSLGALPDLIIEGGATPGGAGSTILDVTVFPFRILREGAVSGNLIFQQTGGHF; encoded by the coding sequence ATGTCGAGAAAAAACAGCTCCATCTACAAAAGTGAGAAGATGGCCATACTTGCGATCGATCCCCGAAATCCAGACCAGGAAAAACTGGCGGAGGCCGTTGCCGTGTTAAGGGATGGCGGCGTCGTCGCCTACCCGACGGAGACCTTCTACGCCCTGGGTGCGGCGGCAAACAATGAAAACGCGGTTGAGAAAATATTCAACATCAAGGGGCGGGCCTTCAACAATCCCCTTGCGGTTATAGTTGCAGCAGAAAATGATCTGCTTCCCCTCGTGGCGGAAATACCGAACGGGGCGAAAATATTGATGAAGCGATTCTGGCCCGGTCCGCTCACCATGGTTTTTGGGGCAGCGCCCGCTGTTTCCCCCCGCCTGACCGCCGGAACCGGGAAGATTGGAATCCGGATCTCCAGTCACCCAATCGCCGCCATGCTTGCCCGGGAACTCGGCGCCCCTCTTACCGCAACCAGTGCCAACCGCTCAGGCGAAGCGGAGCAGGACACCGCCGCCGGGGTGGAAAGCTCCCTCGGCGCCCTTCCCGATTTGATTATTGAGGGCGGTGCAACCCCTGGTGGAGCAGGCTCAACCATCCTCGATGTCACCGTCTTTCCCTTTCGGATCCTCCGGGAAGGGGCGGTTTCGGGAAATCTTATCTTTCAACAAACCGGTGGGCATTTTTGA
- a CDS encoding DUF1850 domain-containing protein — translation MASLTNRAPLLRRPVLVVKNGILTLFVIAMLVAAGFYPLHFLQIENQRTGKALLVRRVLAKDKFSLRYKHSVELCSIWDGYLVDDRYRLVLDETVFGSSNTGLPAILGEGEILSRAGNNYRIANMRRVLPHVDFWVNKKYENTLEFAGDNINLPSLAGDSLLRLSIQKASLFEFACKKVLVFTPL, via the coding sequence ATGGCTTCGCTAACAAACCGGGCGCCCCTGTTGCGGCGTCCGGTTTTAGTTGTAAAAAACGGTATTCTGACACTGTTTGTGATCGCAATGCTGGTCGCCGCGGGGTTCTATCCGCTGCATTTTCTCCAGATCGAAAACCAGCGAACAGGGAAAGCATTGCTCGTTCGGCGCGTACTGGCAAAAGATAAATTTTCCCTCAGGTATAAGCATTCGGTTGAGTTGTGCAGTATCTGGGATGGCTATCTGGTTGACGACCGATACCGTCTGGTGCTCGATGAAACGGTGTTTGGCTCGTCCAATACGGGGTTGCCCGCCATCCTGGGCGAAGGGGAAATATTATCGCGCGCAGGAAATAACTACCGCATTGCCAACATGAGGAGAGTTCTTCCCCATGTCGATTTTTGGGTTAACAAAAAATACGAAAACACCCTGGAATTCGCCGGGGACAATATCAATCTTCCCTCTCTGGCAGGTGATTCCTTGCTGCGCCTCAGTATCCAAAAAGCCTCATTGTTTGAATTTGCCTGCAAAAAAGTGCTGGTGTTTACCCCATTATAA
- the purE gene encoding 5-(carboxyamino)imidazole ribonucleotide mutase, translating into MPKKAALLVSVVMGSDSDLPIMEEAAKILESFAVPYELFLTSAHRTPERTTQFARAAAGRGIKAIIVGAGAAAHLAGVIAAQTPLPVIGVPIDATSLHGLDALLATVQMPGGIPVATMAIGKAGAKNAALLAIRILALENPGLAAQLDAYIGKMAEDVEKKQLHLQK; encoded by the coding sequence ATGCCAAAAAAAGCAGCTTTGCTGGTCAGCGTGGTTATGGGAAGCGATTCCGATCTTCCCATAATGGAAGAAGCGGCAAAGATTCTGGAGTCCTTCGCCGTTCCTTATGAGCTTTTTCTCACCTCGGCGCACCGGACGCCGGAGCGAACGACGCAGTTTGCCCGCGCCGCCGCTGGACGGGGGATAAAGGCAATCATTGTCGGCGCGGGAGCTGCCGCTCATCTCGCGGGGGTAATTGCGGCGCAGACCCCGCTGCCGGTGATCGGAGTGCCGATCGATGCCACCTCGCTCCACGGTCTTGACGCGCTTTTGGCCACCGTTCAGATGCCCGGCGGCATTCCTGTGGCAACCATGGCGATCGGCAAGGCCGGGGCAAAAAACGCCGCCCTGCTGGCCATCCGCATCCTCGCCCTCGAAAATCCCGGCCTTGCCGCGCAGCTTGACGCCTACATCGGCAAGATGGCCGAGGATGTCGAGAAAAAACAGCTCCATCTACAAAAGTGA